TTCAAGGTCATTTAAGCGAGTCCGTTTTCATGACTCAACCTCCTGGTTTCACTGATACAAACAACCCCGAATATGTATGCAAACTGAATAAAGCCATCTATGGTCTCAAACAAGCCCCGAGAGCATGGTACACCGCTCTCAAAACCCACCTCGTCACTCACGGTTTTCGAAACTCCCTCTCGGATCCATCCCTCTTTATCTTACTCAAACCACCAGTCCAAATTTATGTCCTCGTCTATGTCGACGATATAATAGTCACTGGCCCCAACAAAAACCACATTATGTCCTTTATTTCTCATCTTTCAAAAGTTTTTTCACTCAAAGACCTCGGACCCCTATCGTATTTCCTCGGGATTGAGGTTACACCCACAAAAAATGGCTTACACCTCAATCAAACAAAATACCTGTCTGACCTTCTCCACTCCTACAATTTCCAAGAGTGCAAACCAGCCTCCACACCAATGCTTTCTCACCCTCCTCTTCTCGCTGAACCCACACAACCAATTGTCAATGAAACCGACTATCGTTCAATCATTGGTAGTCTTCAATACCTCTCATTGACCCGGCCTGACATAGCGTTTCCAGTAAACAAGCTAGCCCAATTTTTAACGCACCCAACATCCAACCACTGGCTTGCGTTAAAACGATTGCTTAGATACCTTCAAGGAACTCTCAACCAAGGCATTCATCTCAATCGCTCCTCTCCTCTTCGACTACACGCATATTGTGATGCAGATTGGGGAGGTGATCCCTCCGACTATGTCTCAACCACCGGCTTTATAGTCTATCTCGGAAGCAACCCGATATCATGGTCCTCTAAAAAGCAACGAGCCATTTCTCAGTCCTCCACGGAAGCTGAATTCCGTGCTATCGCAATTACCACCACCGAGCTATTATGGCTGCATTCCCTTCTTCATGAACTCGGTATCAAGACTACAAATGCACCATCCATCTACTGTGACAATTTAAGTGCCACGAACTATTCCGCAAATCCTGTTTTTCACTCGCGAATGAAGCACCTTGCCATCGCCTTTCACTTCGTCAAAGAACAAGTTCGCCAAGGTACTATTCGAATACAACATATTAATGGCACGGACCAGCTCGCGGACACGCTCACTAAGCCTCTATCAAAGCCACGTTTTCTCGAGCTGTCATCCAAGATTGGACTCCGTCTTCGACCGTCCATCTTGAGCGGGAATGTTGACAATACAAAATCAAAGTCAATGAATACAAGTCAGCAGCATCCTAGTCTCACGCAAAGAGCTTAACAAACTAGATTTAGCACATATTATTTACCTAGTCAAATGTAGTTTGTAACTATCCTATATTCTAGCATTAACCCTAGCTATTAGTTAATGTATAGTAGTATATATACCAAGCTCCTGTAACTCATATTAATCATCAATACAATTATCAATTAACCTATTCTTTACATAGATTACTAGATTTTATCGGTTTTCAATTGATCTAATTAGGTAGGTCTAAATGAGTAAATGCCACGTTAGATTTCCGGTCATCGGAATGGTGGTATACGGGTCATTTTTAGAAGACATGATGATAAAAGGTTGAGTTACTTTTTATTAAAGTGAATATGTCGGGTTATTTTTAGAAGATAAGCTAAACATTGGGTTATTTTCATTGAATTTGCCTATACAAAAATCGAGTTTTGACAAGATTTCGTAATGAAATGGCAAAAATATTTTAAATACGTTTCCACGTTCACAAGATTTAACAGGTCATAACATGTTCCTTTCTCTATTCGATTCAGGCATGTTGAGTTTTTACCCAATTTCAAACGCAAATTTAAGGTTGTAGAATTGGAAAATGATCCATTCTTAGGGCTGTTCACCCAATGGTCCGGACCAAAGACCAGATCagaccggaccatttggtccggACTAGACCGGACCGAATTTTAtttggtccggtccacggtccacctatttactctactttggtcttcggtccggtcctggaTCAACCCGAATAGACCGTGGACCGGACCATGGACCGAAGTTATGTAATAAAAGAATTTTTTaatttgtaatattattgattttattttctactttgtttacACGTATTATGAGATGTGTAATTATGTAGTAAAATCTCGTAAGAAAATAATGTTATTTATTTTGATCATTACGAACTTCTcgagttctagttttatatgctaaaacatgtcaatgacaataatatttggtccatttggtccggtccggtccggtccgcgTGTTTTTATGGTCCAGTCCGGaccggaccaatattaatatggACCGGTTCTCGGTCCACCTCCTAACCcttatttggtcttcggtccagagagtttggtccggtccggtcccggaccaATGAACACCCCTATCCATTCTCATGCAATCGCACCCAAGAAAAAAGGTACTCGTTTAACACCACAATAATTTACGAGTACTTACTAGTGATTGACTGGAGTGTCAATGTGTTATCCTAGAATAAGTAAATGGAGCGAAACTAAATGACCAAGGCCACCTAGCGAAACAAGAAATACAGGGAGTACtgaaagcttttttttttttttgacaaaagtTAAAACGTATTACACAGGGTGTCACACAGAATCCAATCCGATGAAGTAGTGATACAACTAATCATTAAAACGACAAATAAAACAAGTTCAGCAACATAACATAAACTTAATAACCACCCAAATTTTCACAATAGAACTTAAGACAGTCAAAGAAACCGCAAAGACACCATTTCCGATAGTCCTTGAGGGCGTTTTCTAGGCATGAAGGTATATGCTGGCCTTACTTCCCGCACACATTCATTCTCTGCACAAAGCCAAAAAGCTCGATAAAATTAGCCCCTAAAATCATACAACATTTGTCAGGAAGGGCATATAGGGAGTACACTAAAGGAGGTGAGAAGAGTGGGTATACACTTCACCTGCCAACTTCTTAGCTTGTTCCTCAGTCAGCGTTACGAAGAAGCCTGAGCACATGGGCGAAATTATCATGCTTCTGGAActacaaattcaacaacaacaacaacatcagagacttaatcccaaaatgatttggggtcggctgacatgaatcatcctttagaaccgtcaatgggtgaacgcacacctcaaaatgcgaatagaaaagggaaaatgaaaaacaaaagggagggCGAAAATGTAATGAAAAGTCAGGTTTTAAAAttgaattccggatttcttttataaaaacttaaaggatattctctcgtgtacccccgaactttttcgttttctatggtgtaccctcgttttttgcaaaaaaaactttgaccgacaataattctctgttacgagttcagaaaacggtaattttttttttcatacaaattatctcgtcaaggccttcaatttgaaaaaaaaattcaccgctttttgaactcgtagccggtagttatggttggtcaaacattttttaacgaataaactttgaccgaccataatttcCGACTAcaagttgagacgtcggtgaattttttttcaaacggaagacctcttaaagacagtcaatttgaaaaaaaaagtttatcgtattctgaacttgtagccaagagttattgaaagtcaaagtttttttgcatgaaaagaagggtatatcatagaaaatgaaaaaactaaggggtacacgagagaatatcccaaaacttaaaatttaaatcgagagagaAGATTAAagcgattttgaaaaccgaaatagaattaaggatccggaatgccttaaaatTCAACCAcagaaattaaataaacaaacaaattgACGAACTCAAAACGTACCTGCCAGCATCTTCCACCAATCTGGCGTGGAGACCATCTACAGCCTCATCTGGTGAGCTGAATTGCTTGGTAAACTTATATCTCACATGGACAAAATGCTGACAGTTAcaaaaacaaagaagccatagGTGAGTTAATAAAGTAGCACTGACAACTTAAGGAACACAGAAACAGAGCACAAGTGGGCAGTTCAGTTACTAGTTAGTGCAATGAAATTCAAAGGAATACCTTAATCAGACGCTCCTCGTTTTCATTGTTATCCATGGTGTCTGAACATAGACAGCAAACAATGTTACAACTTATCAGGCTAAGAATTAGAAGAATAACGGATTTTTTTGGCAAATTGGTGtttattagcaaaataattagggagTTGGGGTTGGTTTGAAATTATTTTGACTTATGATGTCCACGTCATcagtttcattttttttccaatttttaggcAAAGCCGCTTAGTTTCTTAGCGCTTTTGTCTCTTTGTCATTTTTTAGATAATAAAAGTCATAAGCTTATGAAAAATAGAGAAATAGGGAAGCCGCTAACTTTCTTAGCGGCTTTGGTGGTTATTCATTTCTAGAATAAATTTACATCATCGGTGTTAGAAGGTGacggtttttgaaaaaaaaaaatgaatagtaAAGCCGCTAGGTTTCTCAGCGGCTTTactattcacttttttttttttttcaaaaaaaattaaaaaaaaaaaattacaaaaaaaaaaaaaatagtttcaaaccaaccccaactccctaattattttgctaataaaCACCAATTTGCCAAAAAATTCAGAATAACGAGTACAATGtgtatcaaatttttataatttttattaatatctaAAAACCTTCTAAATGTGTAAACATTGGAAAACATTGGGGAATGAACAGTAGGGCAGTGTTTTTCGTGCGGATCATGTGCCATACAGTGTTTCTTACTTTCCTCTTTCCTCTTCCTGCGTTTCTCCATTTCTTTATTCCTTTTTGTCATTTTGTTTTGCCCTTCAATTTTCTTCTCCAGTTTCATCCACTCATTTTTCCTCTTTTACTCTCCATCACTCATTAGCCCTTTTCCACATCCTTGATGATGGACGTGCaaggtttgattttttttttcttttgtaaatTTTGTGTGCAAAGTTTAGGGTTTTAATTGGATTTTTGATAGGTTTGTTTGATTTCATAGGATCTCATCTTTCAGAGTATCCATATAGGCGTTCAGATAGAGGTTGCATATGAGATCTGTCTCCTGCTCCGATGCTTGTGATGACGACGGCGACGGAGACAACCATGATGATTTGTGATGATTCGAACTCCGGTAATTTGTCACTTTTCATGCTTGACACTTTCTCAGACATAATAATTTAATTAGAGTTTTGCTTTGATTATTAGTCAATCATCATGTTGCGTGTTGAATTTTAGAGATTTTA
This sequence is a window from Silene latifolia isolate original U9 population chromosome 8, ASM4854445v1, whole genome shotgun sequence. Protein-coding genes within it:
- the LOC141594028 gene encoding uncharacterized protein LOC141594028; this encodes MDNNENEERLIKHFVHVRYKFTKQFSSPDEAVDGLHARLVEDAGSSRSMIISPMCSGFFVTLTEEQAKKLAENECVREVRPAYTFMPRKRPQGLSEMVSLRFL